ctattaataataattattattaagtaTCTAttaagctgaagaagtgtgcattaattaataattaataaattaataaattaattaattattaattattattatctattattattattattaagtatctattaagctgaagaagtgtgcatgcacacgaaagctcataccaagaacaaactcagttggtctctaaggtgctactggaaagaatttttgattttgttttgacaatatgcATAAGGGATTCAGGAACTGAGCATTGaccaaggaatggccaggctacccagaaaaggcaattgatTAAGGCAttattatcaggtatcctggaagacaggagagaagcaacacactccaatttctgctggggaccacctccttctgtgatgtatgcattatgttttttggggtgtgggcttgagctacagggtgggcaattttaaatgtctatataggagcttgcacaccaatgtttggggttcctctcctccttcctgcgtggggtgagcgggggaccctgttgcaaaagtttaataaagatcaggctcaggatccactttgcttctcaatattctccgCTTGGTCTCtgctattttctcctactgacagAAAACCCACATAAAGATTCTATATAGGCTTTTGGAtaagggggaaaggagcagtcccccccccccccttataacagtgctttccaaaaaaaaaaaaaattgcagtggCCTGGTTCAGTTTCGATTCCTCTCAGCCGCTGGATTTCACGAATTCCCGgaattggagggaggagggaggagaggctgtttggagctgcccagatTTTGTTGCCGGAGGGAGACAGGAGGAATCTCTCGTTGAGGAATCGAGTCGGAAGCTCTGTTGTCCCACCTTGCCTTCCCCATGGATGCACTGCAGCTGGCCATGCGGACATCCCTGGAAGATCTGAAGGAGAAGATCGAGTGGCTCACGGCCACCAAGCCGTGGAAGAAGACCCATTTCTGGTGTGTGGTGGCCATCGTCCTCTTAAGTCTTCTGTTGGTGGCTATGTTCCTTTTGGATCAACCGCAGGCGGTTTTGGAGCCGGACATCGAATGCGACCGAGCCCAACTGCTGGCCGAGGTGGCATCTCTCaaggaacaactgggagccgTGAGGAAggagatggagggagagaaaatggagaggtcagttctgtgtccagggcacaGTTCTGTGTCCTGCCcccagactgtctggccagagtggtgcatgctctggttatctcccgcttggactactgccatgcgctctccgtggggctccctttgaaggtgacccagaaactgcaactaatccagaatccggcagccagactggggactgggagcggccgcagAGACCACGTAACCCAGGTCCTGAAGGCCCTACAGTAGCCCCCaggacatttccaagcacaattcaaagtgttggtgctgactttgaaATCCCTAAACAgccctgtatccctgaaggagcgtctccaccccggacaccggggtccatctcccgaggaccttctggcggttccctccctgcgagaagcgaggttgcagggaaccaggcagagggccttctcggtggtgacgccctcccagcagatgtcaaggaaataaacaacttcctgacttttagaagacatctgaaggcagccctgtttaggggagtttttaatgttttagtgtgtttaatattctgttgggagccgcccagagtggttggggacacccagccagatgggcagggtataaatatattattattattgtgttgttgttgttgttgttgttgcctgagctcagaagaagagccctgcagggtgAGGCCCCCGGGGGCTCCATCCCTGGCCCAGTTTCCTGCTTCCAGCGGAGGGAACAGTGTCCTTGCCTTGCCGTTCTTAGCATTTAGAGATGAGACGTCCATTGACGAACCATTTCTTTGTTTCTGCAGAGACAAAAAGGATAAAGAGATCCAGCAGTTGAATGAGAAGCTGAGCGAACGACAGGCATCTTCCGGCGTAGTCCTTTTCGGGGACCCTATCACTTCCTTCCTCCTAGTCATAGCGCCAGGACTCCTCTGCGGTCTCCTGTAGTTCCTCTGGCTCGCCTCTCTTACCTCCTTGCACGGAGGGGGGAGAAGCTCTTGTTTGCCACAGAAAATAAAGATCTTCTTTGCTTTCACGGGATCCCGCCTCcgtccattttctctctcttttattttatttaaattggttTTACAGGTTCGTTCACAGAAAAAAACATTCTTGCAAATACTAGAGTTTTACACGAGATCCTTTCGAATCCTAGGACACCCCTCCTTCAtcgctgtcaacttcccccctttttaaagggaaattcccttattccgaataggattccttgcaaggaaagggaaaagctaTGCCCTCCTCCTCTCCGCGGGTTCTTTAAGTAACTTCTTGAACTgcatacagaggtacctcggttctcaaacttaatccgttccggaagtccgttccaaaaccaaggcatgcttctttcccatagaaagcaatgcaaaatggattaatctgccccagacttttaaaaacaaacccctaaaacagcaattgaacatgaattttactatctaacgaaaccattgatccataaaatgaaagcaataatcaatgcactgtactataaagTAAACAAGGCAGTATTGCAgccaataaaaatttaaattaatttattttctttaccTGTACTGGTGACGGTAATTGTTCGGGGTGGGGGGCCTTTATCCATTTCAGCCGTCGcgcaatcaatccatcagtagctgaactggcttCCACACAGTCGCAAAATTTAATATTAATGGTACTAATAGGCTCACTCATATTTAGCTCTGCTCCACATTTCTGGGCACAAGTCTGGGCTTTCCAGGTCCACATCTGACTGCTTGTTTTTACACCTGGCACCCCTGAAATcccactctttaccactgaattggagcaaacggcaatccatggaaaacccaaattgccacgTTTCTGCAATAGTCCAGGAGAGCAAATCCTGGAGCCATTCGGACTCTCCCAAATTGatctcaaatgtttctctgcaaggaggaaggaaacgtTCCGGTGGTCTTTGGACTGTGTAGGGGCTTACACACCTCCCTgtaaaatacagtctggcaagtctCTGTTAAGCTGAATACACTGTCCATATGCATAatggattcaggaactgagtattgaccatctccaaggaatggccaggctacccagaaaaggcaattgatAAGGCAttattatcaggtatcctggcagacaggagagaaacaACATTTCTGCTGGGttccacctccttctgtgatgtatttgttgttgttgttgttgttcagtcgttcagtcgtgtccgactcttcgtgatcccctggaccagagcatgccaggcctgcctatccttcactgcctctcgcagtttggccaaactcatgttagtagcttcgagaacactgtcccaccatctcatcctctgtcgtccccttctccttgctccctccatctttcccaacatcagggtcttttccagggagtcttctcttctcatgaggtggccaaagtcttggagcctcaacttcaggatctgtccttctagtgagcactcagggctgatttctttaagaatggataggtttgatcttcttgcagtccatgggactctcaagagtctcctccagcaccataattcaaaagcatccattctacggcgatcagccttctttatggtccagctctcacttccgtacattactactgggaaaaccatagctttaactatacggacctttgtcggcaaggtgatgtctttgctttttaagatgctgtctaggtttgtcattgctttcctcccaagaagcaggcgtcttctaatttcgtgactgctgtcaccatctgcagtgatcgtggaacccaagaaagtgaaatctctcactgcctccatttcttccccttctatttgccaggaggtgatgggaccagtggccatgattctGTGATGTATGCGTtatgtttttttgggtgggggcttgagctacaggggaggcaattttaaatgtctatataggagcttgcacaccaatgtttggggttcctctcctccttcctgcatgGGGTGAgctggggaccctgttgcaacagtttaataaagatcagtcTTAGGatccactttgcttctcaatattctctgcttGGCCTCTGCTATTTCCTCCTACCGACAGAAAACCCACATTAGGTTCTATATAGGCTTTTGGAtaagggggaaaggagcagtttttttttttcttataacggtgctttccaaaaaaaataaaaaaatgcagtggCCTGGTTCAGTTTCGATTCCTCTCAGCCGCTGGATTTCACAAGTTCCCGgaattggagggaggagggaggagaggctgtttggagctgcccagatTTTGTTGCCGGAGGGAGACAGGAGGAATCTCTCGTTGAGGAATCGAGTCGGAAGCTCTGTTGTCCCACCTTGCCTTCCCCATGGATGAAGTGCAGCTGGCCATGCGCAGATCCCTGGAAGATCTGAAGGAGAAGATCGAGTGGCTCACGGCCACCAAGCCGTGGAAGAAGACCCATTTCTGGTGTGTGGTGGTCATTGTCCTCCAAATTTTTCTGTTGGTGGCTATGTTCCTTTCGGATCAACCGCAGGCGGTTTCAGAGCCGGACATCAAATGCGACCGAGCGCAACTGCTGGCCGAGGTGGCATCTCTCAAGGAACAACTGGGAGCCATGAGAAAGGAGATGGAGGAAGAGAAAATGGAGAGCGACAGGCAACTGGATGCTACAAACCGGACCCTGAGGAAGACCAAGCTGGCTTTGGAGAAAGCGACTAAGGCCAGAGATGGTCTGCAGGCCCAGCTGGCGGCCGCCAACCAGAGCTTCGTTGAGACGCAAGAGCGCTGGAAGTCCTGCCAGGCGCAACTGGTAAAAGGGATCTTCGAAGCTGGAAGgggctctaataataataataataataataataataataataataataataatatatttataccctgcccatctggctgggtttccccagacactctgggcggctcccgacagaatattaaaaacacgataaaacatttaaaacttccctaaacagggctgccttcagatgccttctaaaagtcaggtagttgtttatttccttgacatctgaagggagggcgccaccaccgagaaggccctccacctggttccctgtaacctcacttctcccagggagggaaccgccagaaggccctcgggagatggaccccggtgtccggggtggagatgctccttcaggtattctgggctgtttagggcttccaaggtcagcaccaatactttgaattgtgcttggaaatgtcctgggagcaaatgtaggtctttcaggaccggtgttatgtggtctcggcggccgctcccagtccccagtctagctgccgcattctggattagttgcagtttccgggtcaccttccaaggcagccccacgtggagcacatggcagtattccaagcgggagataaccagagcatgcaccactctggccagacagtctgcgggcagggagggtctcatcctgcgtaccagatgtagccgccctggacacagaactgacctgcgcctccatggacagccgggagtccaaaatgacccccaggcagCGCaactggtcctttggggacacagttaccccattcaggaccagggagtcccccacacccacccacctcctgtcCCTCCAAAAACCgtccttctgtcttgtcaggattcaacctagGTGTGGGAGAAGTACTGTAAAAGGGATTCTCTACAATCTGTCATGAGGTGGGTCGAAGGGGCTGTGTCTCTTGCTCATTCTTACCTtaaaattatgttgttgttgttgttaaaaataataataataataataataataataagtagtagtagtagtagtagtagtagtagtatattgcCTGAAACCTGCAGGTATAGAGGTGGCCCAATGTAGGgttgcaatatttttaaaagtgaaaatccagaggggtttttttttgggggggggacgacactttttgaactttttttttgcaaattcacctttaaaaaaacaaaccacttattattttaatttgcataaaaaggggggagggaagtgtCATTGCCATTCATCCGGGTTTCCCCAAACATTTTGACGCGTaccagaaatcccccc
The genomic region above belongs to Lacerta agilis isolate rLacAgi1 chromosome 18, rLacAgi1.pri, whole genome shotgun sequence and contains:
- the LOC117039749 gene encoding BICD family-like cargo adapter 2 — encoded protein: MDALQLAMRTSLEDLKEKIEWLTATKPWKKTHFWCVVAIVLLSLLLVAMFLLDQPQAVLEPDIECDRAQLLAEVASLKEQLGAVRKEMEGEKMESDRQLDATNRTLRKTKLALEKATKARDGLQAQLAAANQSFVETQERWKSCQAQLDSTKGKTTSLEKERNSLKQENQRLRGEIDGLRQQLSSRERELENERWNNQQRVQNWMPAEQRNYQQQEVAFDITKSPWLEIAAILLLLFLIYRFCLCQYDLAAWLFTGHGCCVAA